The sequence ATTGCCAGGCAAAAAGAGGCCACACCGGCTCAGATTGCTCTGGCCTGGTTGCTGGCCCAGAAACCCTGGATCGTGCCGATTCCCGGTACAACCAAACTGCACCGTCTGGAAGAAAATAGTGGAGCAGCAACTATTGCACTTTCCGCGAATGACATTAGCCAGATAGACTCTGCCTTTTCCAGGATTCCGGTACAGGGCGATCGCTATCCGGCAAATCTGCAAAAAAGGGTAGGCAATTAAATGTAATTAAACAGCTTTGGATTGGGGACTGATGCAGAAGGCTGAATACAGGACGCGATTCAATCTTGGGAACCCCATCGCCCCGGATAAACCAACATCAGTAGTACTAACCCAGGATAGCTGTCGGCTTTCAACTGTACAATATCCTTGATTAAACAGCTGCCTACACCTGCCAGATCAGTGATTTTGGTACAGAATACCGTAATCTATATACAAGCCCAAAGACTAAACCACACGACCTTTGTCAGGCAGTACGGAAAAACATACCGTAAGTATAAGCTGTTGTTACGATAACAATGGCCAACTGGATGGCTTTACAACTCATAACACTATGGCAATCATTAAGCTGACAATCAACGGTAAAGAACAATCGATTGATGTCGATCCGCAGATGCCCCTGCTGTGGGCCATCCGGGACGTGGTCGGTCTGAAAGGCACTAAGTACGGCTGTGGCGTGGCCCAGTGTGGTGCCTGCACAGTCCATCTGAACGGCGATGCCGTGCGCTCATGTGTCACCAAAGTAAGCCGGGCTGCTGGCCAAAAGGTGGTTACTATTGAAGGGCTGTCTCAAAACAATGATCACCCCATTCAACAGGCCTGGCAGCAAATTGACGTGCCTCAGTGCGGTTATTGTCATTCCGGGCAGATTATGTCGGCAGCGGTTTTGCTGAGGGAGAATCCTAATCCGACCGATCAGGATATTGATGCTGCCATGGCGGGTAATATTTGCCGGTGTGGTACGTATCCCCGCATCCGTAAGGCGATTCACCTGGCCGCCGGAGCCGAACAGAAGGTTGGTAAAAACGAATAAGCCAACCAGTCGTACGGTCATAAGCTCTTCTGAATGCATCTGGAAATGAAAGCTATTCGTCTATGTCTTTAAAAACAGTCTATATCCTGGCCATATTGCTGACAGTGACGGCAATTATGGCCACTACGTTCACCCGTAGCAACGACCAGGTCAGTACAACCCTGATGCGTACGAAAGCAGTGGCTGCACCCATTAAAAAAGATAGCGTGACCTCGGTCAAAGCCTTTGCCAGTGTCTATAAAGTACTGATGAGCCCGCGCTGTATGAACTGCCATCCGGCGGGTGACATACCCTTGCAGGGCGATGACAATCATCTGCACACGATGGCCCCACGGCGAGGTACCGACGGCAAAGGCATCTACGCTATGAAATGTGCCAACTGCCATCAGCCGACCAACACGCCTGGATTGCACACTCCACCAGGTAATCCAGACTGGCACCTGCCTCCTGCAACGATGCGGATGGTTTTTCAGGGCCGAACACCCCAGCAACTGGCTAAACAGTTAGTTGACCCCAAACTAAATGGGGGTAAGAACATGGAAAAACTGCTGGAACACGCCGACGATGGGCTGGTACTGGCTGGCTGGAATCCCGGCGAAGGCCGTACGCTTCCTCCATTGAGCCACGCTGATTTTAAAAAAGCCTGGACGACCTGGCTCAAAACAGGGGCTTATGCTCCTAAACCTTAAACGCCTTCAGCAACAATACTATGGACACACAAACCGTATCCAGACGAAATTTCCTCAAAGCATCGAGCCTGACCGGCCTGGCACTTTCGCTGGGAGTTTATATTCCCTCGAATGCGGAGGAAGCTGAAATCATAAAAGCGGCTGAAGCCGACGATTTTGGTATTGAAATGAATGCCTGGGTCCACATCGAACCATCGGGTAAGGTGACTATTTTCTCGCACCGGGCCGAAATGGGGCAGGGTGTTTATCAGGCTATTCCCCAGATGGTCGCTGAAGAACTCGAAGTTGACCTGGACAAGGTGAACATCGTTTTTGCCAAAGGTGACAACAAAAAATACGGCAATCAGGTCACCGGGGGCAGCTCGACGGTTCGGGGTTCGTACAAAAACTTATTGACGCTGGGCGCCACCGCCCGCCAGATGCTGATCCAGGCAGCGGCAACCAAATGGAGTGTACCCGCATCGGACTGTCGTGCCGAATCAGGGCTGGTAATTCACCAGCCAACCAATAAGCGATTCCACTACGGAGAACTGGTAGCTGATGCCATGAAGCTGGAGACGCCAAAGAACGTAGTACTGAAAAAACGATCGGACTATAAACTCATTGGCAAGCCCCTGCTTCGGCAGGATACCAAACTGAAAACCAATGGCAGTGCTACATTTGGGCTTGATAAAGAAATTCCGGGGATGCTCTATGCAGCCGTGGAGCGCAACCCCCGTCTGCGGGGTAAAGTGAAGAGCTTCGACGACACGGCCGCCCGGAAAATTCCCGGCGTCAAACACGTGTTTAAGACCAAAATGCTGGTTTTCAATACATACCGGGAGGGCGTTGCAGTGGTAGCTACATCGACCTGGGCCGCTTTGCAGGGTAAGAAAGCCCTGAAAGTAGACTGGGACGATAGCGGATTTGAGCACCTGAACACCGAAGAGATAATCAAACGTCAGCAGGAAGCACTTCAAACACAGGAGGGACTCTCGTTCAAGCAGCAGGGCGATGCGTCCGCAATTCTAGCTCAGGCAACGAAAAAGCTCGATGTTGTCTATGAGACACCCTACCAGTATCACGCCTGCATGGAACCATTGAATTGCGTTGCCCATTACCAGGACGATAAACTCGAGATCTGGGGACCTATTCAGGCTCCGGAGTGGGTGCAGGATGCGATCAGCAAAGAAATGGGGCTGGATCGCGAAAAAGTGATCGTCCACATGACGTTTCTGGGGGGCGGATTCGGCCGGAAGGCGTTTATGGATTACCCGCATGAGGCTGCCGTGATCTCGAAGGAAATAAAAGCGCCCGTACAGGTAGTCTGGACCCGAGAGGATGATGCGACACAAGGCCCCTATCGCCCCGGTATTTCGTATCGTTGCGAGGGCGTGGTCGATAATGGAAAAATCAGCGCCTTCAAGTTGCGCATGGCCGGGCAAAACAATGACCACTGGCGTGGAGGCCCGAAAGATAAAGCCAACCGGAGCACGTCGGAAGGTTTCCTGAAACCCTATGCTGAGGGTATTAAAAACCTGAGTATTGCGGATGTTCCCTTCGAAACGCCCATTCCGACGATGTGGTGGCGGTCGGTGTATGCCTCCACCAATGGCTTTGCCTACGAGAGTTTTATGGACGAACTGGCGCATGAAGCCGGGAAAGACCCGATGGCCTTCCGTCGGGAGCACCTGCCCGATGAGCGGCTGCACCGACAACTCGACAAACTGGCCGAGGTATCGGGCTGGAAGACCCGCAAACCGGGCGAGGGGTACGGTATGGCCATTACTGAATGTTTTGCCAGTACCGTAGGGCATGTCGTAAAAGTATCAAAAGGTCAGGATGGTAAACTCAAAATCGACCATGTATGGGCTGTCATGGATTGTGGCTGGTACGTCAATCCCGATACGATCAAAGCGCAGGTGGAAGGGTCAATTGTTATGGCGCTGGGTGCCGCTACGCAGCACCAGGTGACGTTCAAAGACGGCGTGCCTGTTGACAGGAATTTTTACTCCTATCAGCTTCCCCGCATCACAGATATTCCCCCCATTGATGTGTATGTCATGGACAACGACGAACCGGCGGGTGGTGTCGGCGAACCTGGTTTGCCTGCCTTCGCCCCGGCCCTGGCCAATGCCATATTCGACCTCACCGGCAAGCGTATCCGTAAGTTACCCTTTAGTCTGGCAACGGTTTAGAGGGAAGACCATGCGTTGTATGTTGATTGATTCGCTGAATGACCCAGCTCCATGAAACAAAAAAAAGCCGCGATTCTGCTGTTAGTCGGGGTCATGCTGATGGTTTCGGCTTGTGCGACTAAGCCTGTAAACCGGAAATCAGGTTTATTGAAAATATACGAACAGGGTAGTTTCATGGTTGGCGGAACAACGCTGTCCGAACCGGGAAAATTTGATCTGTCTACTGCGTTAAAACCCCAGGGGCAGACCTTACATGGCGATCATGGGTATGTATTTTATCAGATTCCGCCCAAAGCCCGTAAGTTTCCGCTGGTTTTTCTGCATGGGGCTGCGGAATCCAAAAAAACGTGGGAAACGACCCCCGATGGACGGGAGGGATTTCAGACGATCTTCCTTCGACGGGGTTATGCGGTTTATTTACTGGACCAGCCAAGGCGTGGCGAAGCCGGAAAAAGTACGGTTGCTGCAACGATCACCCCCACGCCCGATGAACAGTTCTGGTTTACGCAATTCAGGATTGGTAATTATCCGGATTATTTTGCGAATAGTCAGTTTCCGAGGGATTCTGCTTCCCTGGAACAGTTTTTTAGACAAATGACGCCCAACACGGGCAATTTTGACGCGAATGTTGTATCCAGTGCCTGCTCGCAATTATTTGATCGAATCGGAGCCGGAATTTTGATCACTCATTCGCAGGGAGGAGGTCCGGGCTGGTTTACCGCCATAAAAAATGAAAATGTTAAGGCTGTTGTCGCTTACGAACCCTTCAGCAGTTTCGTTTTTCCAACGGGCGAATTGCCCAAACCTATCCAATCAGCAAGCCTTTTTGGTGAACTGAAAGGCGTCGAGATACCCTTATCGGATTTCAAAAAGCTCACCCGGATTCCGATTATCGTCTATTATGGCGATAACATAGCCAGGGAACCAACGAAGGTGTGGAATAGCGATCATTGGCGTGCGGGGCTTGAGATGGCAAACCTATGGGCCGCGACAGTCAACAAACATGGCGGCAATGCAAAAGTGGTTCACCTGCCTGAAATCGGCGTTTTCGGCAATACTCACTTTCCGTTTTCCGACCTCAATAATCTCCAGATTGCAGACCTGATGGTCAACTTTCTAAAAGATAAAAAGCTGGATTGACCATTCAACATAGCGACAGTCGAACGCTATTTTTTAGACCGCCTTTAACCGAAACCGAATCTCATGAAGATATATAAGAGCGCAGTAAACTTGATTCTCTTCACGGTTATTTTACCCTTTATTGTCGGCAATAACGCATTGGCACAGGAGAAAAAACAACTGGTAAGGCTGGCAAAACTCGTCATTGATTCTGCACAGTTAAACACGTATAAAACTGCATTGAAGGAGGAAATAGAAGCGTCGGTGCGTCTCGAAGCCGGCGTATTGACCCTGTATGCTGTTGCGGAGAAGGATAACCCTACCCACATCACTATTCTGGAAATCTATGCAGATACGGCTGCGTACATGGCGCATGTAAAAACCCCGCATTTCCTGAAATACAAAACAGCCACCCAGTCAATGGTCAAGTCCCTCGAACTAGTCGAGACGGTTCCTTTAATTCCCGGAATGAAGATAAAGTAACGCGAATCACCTTGACACTACTCTCCACCAAACACATGCATATCACTTTCTGTAGTATGATCGTCGGCTGGTTCATCGCTTCAAACCCGCTCAGCGCGCAAAATCTGATGAATCAATCAACCACTTTACCACCAGTGCAGCAAAGCATTGTCGCCATTTCAGCCCTCACCGCAAAGGGAGACCTTCAAAAACTACAATCGGCACTGAACACCGGCCTGGATGCGGGCTTGACTGTCAATGAAATCAAGGAAGTACTGGTGCACTTGTATGCCTATTGCGGATTTCCCAGAAGTATCCGGGGACTACAGACGCTGATGACGGTGCTGGACGAACGGAAGAAAAATGGTATTGCCGATAAGATTGGCAAGGAAGCAACACCGATTACCAGTCGTGAACCTAAATATGATCGCGGTAAAAAAGTTCTTGAACAACTGACCGGACAGCCTGAATCAGGGCCAAAGCGAGGGTACGCTGCTTTTAGTCCGGAGATCGAGGTTTTTTTGAAAGAGCATCTGTTTGCTGATCTGTTCGAGCGGGATGTACTCCGTTATGCCGACCGGGAACTAACCACCATCTCGGTGCTGACCACCATTGGGGGTGTCGAGCCGATGCTGCAATCACACCTGGGCATCTGTTTACACGTGGGTCTGACCGAACCACAATTGAAACAGGCACTTGGCCTGATCGAGACTGCCGTCGGCAAAGCGGAGGCTGAAGCGGGCCGGGCTGTTTTGACGCAGGTCGTAACGTCAAGACGGTAAGGGAAAAAGAGAACAGGACGTATTTAGTAGCCAACCCGATGAAAAACAACACGATAGGATCGACCCTTATTGCCCTACTGATCAGTTTAGCCAGTTTTGATGCAAAGGCCCAAACCCGAACGGAAAGCGTGACGGATACGGGGGCTATTTTCCCGAAAGGGCAGCAGGCTCCAAATACTAATTTTACCGGAACCGTCTGGGTGCAGCAATTGATTGAGCCCGACAGCGCTTTCAACATTCCGGTGGGCTATGTGACCTTTGAGCCGGGCGCCCGCTCCTATTGGCATAGCCACGCGGGCGGACAGGTACTGTTGGCGATGGGCGGCATAGGCTACTACCAGGAGCGAGGAAAACCTATCCAGATCCTTAGGAAAGGTGATGCCGTGAAATGTCCTCCTAATATACCGCACTGGCATGGCGCTTCGCCAACTGTCGGATTTATGCAGGTCGCCATCACGCCCAACACCGCCAAAGGGCGAGTGACCTGGATGCAGCCAGTCACCGATGCTGAGTATAACAACGTAAAGAAGTAATACTTTTTGCAAAACTTCCTTACTGATCTTCTGGTCCCACTCTACCCCGCCGGTGAAGTCTTTCCATAATTTGCTGTTCCATAGCCATATTAACCCCAGTTTTTGTCCCATTAGCCACAATTATTCCCAGGCTCCCATCGATTCGTATACATTTGCTATCTAGTTGACGAATTGAATGATAACCTGGTTAAGAGCCTATAGCACCCACATATTGATCGGAATTGCTCTGGTAATTCTGCCACTTTTTTATTTCGTCTACAACGGCCTAAGCCTGGATCCATTACGGCCGCATGAGCATCTGGTGCAGAATGGACTCGCCTATATTCTGTTTATTCTGTTTTCTTATTTGAACCATACTGTATTTGTTCCCCGTTGGTTTCTGACTAAACAATACCGAAAATACGCGCTAATAGCAATTAGCTGCCTGGTAGCGGCAGTCTATTTCCCGTATCGTATTGAGCAGTGGGTTTTCTTTAAATCACCAACGGAAAATACGCCACAGGCCTGGGCTCGACAGATCTTTGTGGAGGAAATGATGTTTGATAGGCGCTCCGGTCCACCGTTCAGGTCGCACTCCGATGATCGTATACCCCCGTTTAACTCATTAGATCATCATCGTGGGCCGCATCAACCGGATGGCCCTCCACATCCATCATCGGGCCGTTCGCCCGATGATGGGCATGGCCACCCGTTTACGCTGCTCCTTCCGGTGAAACTGGCTATCTTCTTTTTGTTGGGGAGTGTTAGTACACTCATCTCCATCTCTGTTCAGACAGCCAGTCGACTTCATCAGGTTGAAAACGATCAGCTACAGGCAGAGCTTCGCCAGCTGAAAGCACAGATTCAGCCTCATTTTCTATTCAATACGCTCAACAGTATTTATGCACTAGCTATCCGACAGGATGAGCGTACGGCCGATACCATTGTTAAACTCTCGGAGTTCATGCGCTATATCATTCGCGATGCCCATCTGGATAAAGTGGATCTGGCTAAAGAGATCAACTACATTGCCAATTACATCGATCTCCAGAAAGCTCGGCTACGCGATTCGGTTCAGGTTAACTATCAGTTGGAAGGCGACGGGAAGCAATTGAAAATTGCCCCGTTACTGCTGTTTTCCTACATTGAAAATGCATTTAAATACGGCGTGAGCCCGGATGAAGATTCGAAAATAGACATTTATTTACGGATAGAGAAAACCAGTCTGAGCCTGAATGTGGCCAATAAAAAGGTTCAGGTCAACTCATTCGAAAATTCGACAGGCGTGGGCTTACAAAACACCAGAGAGCGGTTACGGCTTCTGTATCCGGATGCCCATGAGTTAATCATTGACAATACGCCGACCGATTTCCACGTCCAACTAAGCCTGACATTATCCGAATGAAAGCCATTGCTCTCGACGACGAACGCCCTGCTCTGGATGTCATTGAGGCTTTTTGCAGCCGAATTGATTATATAGATCTGGTCAAAACGTTCACCCGAACCGGTGAAGCACGCCTGTATCTGGAAACGAATCCGGTCGATTTGATCTTATTAGACATCAATATGCCGAAGGAGTCAGGATTAGCCTTTTTTAAATCCATCACCCAGCAAACACTCGTTGTTTTTACGACGGCCTATAGCGAGTATGCACTGGAGAGCTATGATGTGGAGGCCGTGGATTACCTGTTGAAACCCTACACTTTCGACCGGTTCAGCAAAGCGATGCAGCGAGCCCATGCGCGGTGGCGGGTTCTCCAACAAACGGATTTACAGGAAGAAACTGAACCCAAACAGCTATTCTTTCGGGCTGATTACGGACTGGTAAAGGTTACTGTTTCCGAGATTATTTTTATCGAGGGGCTGGATAACTACCTAAAGGTTCATTTACTTGATTCGCCCCCGCTGGTCTTACGGCTTACGATGAAAGCCATGCTGGATAAGCTGCCTGCTACTAAATTTATTCGCGTTCACC comes from Spirosoma aureum and encodes:
- a CDS encoding carboxymuconolactone decarboxylase family protein, translating into MHITFCSMIVGWFIASNPLSAQNLMNQSTTLPPVQQSIVAISALTAKGDLQKLQSALNTGLDAGLTVNEIKEVLVHLYAYCGFPRSIRGLQTLMTVLDERKKNGIADKIGKEATPITSREPKYDRGKKVLEQLTGQPESGPKRGYAAFSPEIEVFLKEHLFADLFERDVLRYADRELTTISVLTTIGGVEPMLQSHLGICLHVGLTEPQLKQALGLIETAVGKAEAEAGRAVLTQVVTSRR
- a CDS encoding (2Fe-2S)-binding protein — translated: MAIIKLTINGKEQSIDVDPQMPLLWAIRDVVGLKGTKYGCGVAQCGACTVHLNGDAVRSCVTKVSRAAGQKVVTIEGLSQNNDHPIQQAWQQIDVPQCGYCHSGQIMSAAVLLRENPNPTDQDIDAAMAGNICRCGTYPRIRKAIHLAAGAEQKVGKNE
- a CDS encoding putative quinol monooxygenase is translated as MKIYKSAVNLILFTVILPFIVGNNALAQEKKQLVRLAKLVIDSAQLNTYKTALKEEIEASVRLEAGVLTLYAVAEKDNPTHITILEIYADTAAYMAHVKTPHFLKYKTATQSMVKSLELVETVPLIPGMKIK
- a CDS encoding cupin domain-containing protein yields the protein MKNNTIGSTLIALLISLASFDAKAQTRTESVTDTGAIFPKGQQAPNTNFTGTVWVQQLIEPDSAFNIPVGYVTFEPGARSYWHSHAGGQVLLAMGGIGYYQERGKPIQILRKGDAVKCPPNIPHWHGASPTVGFMQVAITPNTAKGRVTWMQPVTDAEYNNVKK
- a CDS encoding alpha/beta hydrolase, giving the protein MKQKKAAILLLVGVMLMVSACATKPVNRKSGLLKIYEQGSFMVGGTTLSEPGKFDLSTALKPQGQTLHGDHGYVFYQIPPKARKFPLVFLHGAAESKKTWETTPDGREGFQTIFLRRGYAVYLLDQPRRGEAGKSTVAATITPTPDEQFWFTQFRIGNYPDYFANSQFPRDSASLEQFFRQMTPNTGNFDANVVSSACSQLFDRIGAGILITHSQGGGPGWFTAIKNENVKAVVAYEPFSSFVFPTGELPKPIQSASLFGELKGVEIPLSDFKKLTRIPIIVYYGDNIAREPTKVWNSDHWRAGLEMANLWAATVNKHGGNAKVVHLPEIGVFGNTHFPFSDLNNLQIADLMVNFLKDKKLD
- a CDS encoding sensor histidine kinase, which codes for MITWLRAYSTHILIGIALVILPLFYFVYNGLSLDPLRPHEHLVQNGLAYILFILFSYLNHTVFVPRWFLTKQYRKYALIAISCLVAAVYFPYRIEQWVFFKSPTENTPQAWARQIFVEEMMFDRRSGPPFRSHSDDRIPPFNSLDHHRGPHQPDGPPHPSSGRSPDDGHGHPFTLLLPVKLAIFFLLGSVSTLISISVQTASRLHQVENDQLQAELRQLKAQIQPHFLFNTLNSIYALAIRQDERTADTIVKLSEFMRYIIRDAHLDKVDLAKEINYIANYIDLQKARLRDSVQVNYQLEGDGKQLKIAPLLLFSYIENAFKYGVSPDEDSKIDIYLRIEKTSLSLNVANKKVQVNSFENSTGVGLQNTRERLRLLYPDAHELIIDNTPTDFHVQLSLTLSE
- a CDS encoding LytR/AlgR family response regulator transcription factor, coding for MKAIALDDERPALDVIEAFCSRIDYIDLVKTFTRTGEARLYLETNPVDLILLDINMPKESGLAFFKSITQQTLVVFTTAYSEYALESYDVEAVDYLLKPYTFDRFSKAMQRAHARWRVLQQTDLQEETEPKQLFFRADYGLVKVTVSEIIFIEGLDNYLKVHLLDSPPLVLRLTMKAMLDKLPATKFIRVHRSFIVAVDKVLSIRGRMILIGEEEIPIGSSYEKDFFSLFMK
- a CDS encoding cytochrome c, which codes for MSLKTVYILAILLTVTAIMATTFTRSNDQVSTTLMRTKAVAAPIKKDSVTSVKAFASVYKVLMSPRCMNCHPAGDIPLQGDDNHLHTMAPRRGTDGKGIYAMKCANCHQPTNTPGLHTPPGNPDWHLPPATMRMVFQGRTPQQLAKQLVDPKLNGGKNMEKLLEHADDGLVLAGWNPGEGRTLPPLSHADFKKAWTTWLKTGAYAPKP
- a CDS encoding xanthine dehydrogenase family protein molybdopterin-binding subunit, whose product is MDTQTVSRRNFLKASSLTGLALSLGVYIPSNAEEAEIIKAAEADDFGIEMNAWVHIEPSGKVTIFSHRAEMGQGVYQAIPQMVAEELEVDLDKVNIVFAKGDNKKYGNQVTGGSSTVRGSYKNLLTLGATARQMLIQAAATKWSVPASDCRAESGLVIHQPTNKRFHYGELVADAMKLETPKNVVLKKRSDYKLIGKPLLRQDTKLKTNGSATFGLDKEIPGMLYAAVERNPRLRGKVKSFDDTAARKIPGVKHVFKTKMLVFNTYREGVAVVATSTWAALQGKKALKVDWDDSGFEHLNTEEIIKRQQEALQTQEGLSFKQQGDASAILAQATKKLDVVYETPYQYHACMEPLNCVAHYQDDKLEIWGPIQAPEWVQDAISKEMGLDREKVIVHMTFLGGGFGRKAFMDYPHEAAVISKEIKAPVQVVWTREDDATQGPYRPGISYRCEGVVDNGKISAFKLRMAGQNNDHWRGGPKDKANRSTSEGFLKPYAEGIKNLSIADVPFETPIPTMWWRSVYASTNGFAYESFMDELAHEAGKDPMAFRREHLPDERLHRQLDKLAEVSGWKTRKPGEGYGMAITECFASTVGHVVKVSKGQDGKLKIDHVWAVMDCGWYVNPDTIKAQVEGSIVMALGAATQHQVTFKDGVPVDRNFYSYQLPRITDIPPIDVYVMDNDEPAGGVGEPGLPAFAPALANAIFDLTGKRIRKLPFSLATV